The following proteins are co-located in the Halarcobacter sp. genome:
- a CDS encoding carbon-nitrogen hydrolase family protein yields the protein MNEQEPIDKIELVYLTKEDHEDIVKLMEDEYRYLDDSVWTQEEFYSLIEKFPDGQAGIKINDELAGFALSIIVDYSKFDDSHSYKEITGNYTFDTHDDKGNLLYGVDIFINKKYRGLRLGRRLYEFRKELCEEKNLKGIIFGGRIPNYSKYADKISPKEYIQKVKSREIYDPVLNFQLSNDFYVKRVIKNYLEGDIHSKDYACLLRWDNIYYSKPTKEPMSEKTVIRLGLIQWQVRPYNDIEEVLEQAEYFVNSISSYRSDFALFPEFFNAPLMAKYNHLSEADAIRKLAEFTPKFEEEFSKLAISYNINIITGSMPQLVDGVLYNVGFLCKRDGTVEKYSKIHVTPDEEKVWGLKGSNEIRTFDTDCGKIGVLICYDSEFPELSRILAQDGMNILFVPFLTDTQNGYSRVRVCAQARAVENECYVAIAGCVGNLPKVANMDIQYAQSAVFTPCDFAFPANGIKAESTPNTEMILIADVDLELLNELHNIGSVNNLKDRRTDIYDVIRK from the coding sequence ATGAATGAACAAGAACCAATAGATAAAATAGAATTAGTATATTTAACAAAAGAAGACCATGAAGATATTGTAAAACTTATGGAAGATGAGTATAGATATCTTGATGATTCTGTATGGACACAAGAGGAGTTCTATTCTTTAATAGAAAAGTTTCCAGATGGTCAAGCTGGAATCAAAATAAATGATGAATTAGCGGGTTTTGCCTTAAGTATTATTGTTGATTACAGTAAATTTGATGATAGCCATAGTTATAAAGAGATTACTGGAAATTATACTTTTGATACCCATGATGATAAGGGAAATCTACTTTATGGTGTTGATATTTTTATAAATAAAAAATATAGAGGCTTAAGACTTGGAAGAAGACTTTATGAGTTTAGAAAAGAGCTTTGTGAAGAGAAAAACCTAAAAGGTATTATTTTTGGTGGTAGAATTCCAAATTATTCTAAATATGCAGATAAAATATCCCCAAAAGAGTATATTCAAAAAGTAAAATCAAGAGAGATTTATGACCCAGTTTTAAATTTCCAATTGTCAAATGATTTTTATGTAAAAAGGGTTATAAAAAACTATCTTGAAGGGGATATTCATAGTAAAGACTATGCTTGTCTTTTAAGATGGGATAATATCTATTACTCAAAACCTACAAAAGAGCCAATGTCTGAAAAAACAGTTATTAGATTAGGACTTATTCAATGGCAAGTAAGACCTTATAATGATATAGAGGAGGTTTTAGAACAAGCAGAATATTTTGTAAACTCTATCTCCTCATATAGAAGTGATTTTGCCCTATTCCCTGAGTTTTTCAATGCTCCTTTAATGGCAAAATATAACCATCTAAGTGAAGCAGATGCAATTAGAAAACTAGCAGAATTTACTCCAAAGTTTGAAGAGGAGTTCTCAAAATTAGCAATATCTTATAATATAAATATCATAACAGGAAGTATGCCACAACTTGTTGATGGGGTTTTATATAATGTTGGATTTTTATGTAAAAGAGATGGTACGGTTGAAAAATACTCAAAAATTCATGTAACTCCAGATGAGGAAAAAGTTTGGGGTCTAAAAGGTTCAAATGAGATTAGAACTTTTGATACGGATTGTGGAAAAATTGGTGTATTGATTTGTTATGATTCAGAGTTCCCAGAGTTAAGTAGAATACTTGCCCAAGATGGGATGAATATTTTATTTGTACCATTTTTAACAGATACTCAAAATGGATACTCAAGAGTTAGAGTTTGTGCTCAAGCAAGGGCAGTAGAAAATGAGTGTTATGTGGCAATTGCAGGTTGCGTAGGAAATCTTCCTAAAGTTGCTAATATGGATATTCAATATGCCCAATCAGCAGTATTTACACCCTGTGACTTTGCCTTTCCTGCAAATGGTATCAAAGCAGAGTCAACACCAAATACTGAAATGATATTAATAGCTGATGTAGACTTAGAACTTTTAAATGAATTACATAATATAGGAAGTGTAAATAATCTAAAAGATAGAAGAACTGATATATATGATGTAATTAGAAAATAA
- a CDS encoding LrgB family protein, with the protein MNYDALVEYITSTPLTWLIFTLGSYKLGIIIYEKANKHTLLQPIVIAYILIMSAVLITGTSYKEYFKSVEIIHFFLGPATVALALPLYKNLKYIKSLFFPIVITLFVAGTFSVFIALILLWSLDASLSTMLSMTTKSITAPIAIITSEQIGAIPSLAVGFVIITGIIGALFGSLVFKVMKIKHDTSKGFALGLISHGIGTARAVEMGEKTAAFGALAMGLCGIFTAILLPIVIGFLN; encoded by the coding sequence ATGAATTATGATGCATTAGTGGAATATATCACTTCAACTCCTCTTACTTGGTTAATCTTTACACTTGGCTCATATAAATTAGGAATAATAATCTATGAAAAAGCAAATAAACATACTTTGCTACAACCAATTGTAATAGCATATATTTTAATTATGAGTGCTGTTTTAATAACAGGAACTTCCTATAAAGAGTATTTTAAATCTGTAGAGATAATACATTTCTTTTTAGGACCAGCAACTGTTGCTTTAGCTTTACCTCTATACAAAAATTTAAAATATATAAAATCACTTTTTTTCCCTATAGTAATTACTCTTTTTGTAGCTGGAACATTTTCTGTATTTATAGCACTTATATTACTTTGGTCTTTAGATGCAAGCTTAAGTACAATGTTATCAATGACAACAAAATCTATAACTGCACCAATTGCAATAATTACTTCAGAACAAATAGGAGCAATTCCATCTTTAGCGGTTGGATTTGTGATTATTACAGGTATTATTGGAGCACTTTTTGGAAGTTTAGTTTTTAAAGTGATGAAAATAAAACACGATACTTCAAAAGGTTTTGCATTAGGTTTAATCTCTCATGGAATAGGTACAGCAAGAGCTGTAGAAATGGGAGAAAAGACAGCAGCCTTCGGAGCACTTGCTATGGGTCTTTGTGGAATATTTACAGCTATTTTATTACCCATTGTAATAGGATTTCTAAACTAA
- a CDS encoding DUF3010 family protein, which produces MNICGIELKSNQLILAVIKENEFIDLKIKKIVLEDDEKQDDIRKFCNEFLVFLEKNNIEKVYIKKRAKKGNFAGGAVTFKMEGLIQLNPLCEVELISAQSISSFEKKNIIEYPEKLMKYQEQAFLTVYSQI; this is translated from the coding sequence TTGAATATTTGTGGAATAGAATTAAAAAGTAATCAATTAATATTAGCAGTTATAAAAGAAAATGAGTTTATAGATTTAAAAATAAAAAAAATAGTTTTAGAAGATGATGAAAAACAAGATGATATTAGAAAATTTTGTAATGAGTTCTTAGTTTTTTTAGAAAAAAACAATATTGAAAAAGTATATATAAAAAAAAGAGCAAAAAAGGGAAATTTTGCAGGTGGGGCCGTTACCTTTAAAATGGAAGGTTTAATACAATTAAATCCCTTATGTGAGGTTGAATTAATCTCAGCACAATCAATCTCATCTTTTGAGAAAAAAAATATCATTGAATATCCAGAAAAACTTATGAAATATCAAGAGCAAGCTTTTTTAACTGTTTATTCCCAAATATAA
- the dnaA gene encoding chromosomal replication initiator protein DnaA translates to MTSKEFLTIIKKEANPTDYKRYLKQLSYKKISSDDKLAVFEVSNRYLASWIKSKYKPLIQHCFEIYDGTKPDIEIKITGEKKSKKEIISEKAKSEATESTILNPSYTFDSFVLGSSNQMAYNASLAVSEKPGIQYNPLFIYGGTGLGKTHLLQSIGNDAIEKGKTVIYVTIEQFMNDFTFSIKNKNMEHFRSKYRKCDVLLIDDIQFLSGKEQTQEEFFHTFNELHNAKKQIVMTSDRLPSQIAGLVDRLKSRFEWGLTADIQIPGLETKIAIIEKKSELNGINLSREIVNYIATNLDNSIREIEGVLIKLNASASLLNQEINLELAQNLLKEQIKEKKENIKLPDIISLVANELNIKPSDIKSKKRTATVANARRVVIYLARELTHNSMPDIAKFLGMKDHSSISKNIQKTNELIETDENFKLIIQNLKNKIIH, encoded by the coding sequence ATGACAAGTAAAGAGTTTTTAACTATTATTAAAAAAGAAGCTAATCCAACAGATTATAAAAGATATCTAAAACAATTAAGCTACAAAAAAATTTCTTCTGATGATAAACTAGCAGTATTTGAAGTTTCAAATAGATATCTAGCATCTTGGATAAAAAGTAAATACAAGCCTTTAATTCAGCACTGTTTTGAAATCTATGATGGTACTAAACCAGATATTGAAATAAAAATAACAGGTGAAAAGAAAAGTAAAAAAGAGATAATTTCAGAAAAAGCAAAAAGTGAAGCAACTGAAAGTACTATCCTAAACCCTTCATATACATTTGATTCTTTTGTTTTAGGAAGTTCTAACCAAATGGCATATAATGCCTCTTTGGCAGTATCGGAAAAACCAGGTATTCAATACAATCCTTTATTTATTTATGGTGGAACTGGACTTGGTAAAACTCACCTTTTACAATCTATTGGTAATGATGCAATTGAAAAAGGTAAAACTGTAATCTACGTAACAATTGAACAGTTTATGAACGATTTTACCTTCTCAATCAAAAATAAAAATATGGAACATTTTAGAAGTAAATACCGAAAATGCGATGTTTTATTAATAGATGATATCCAATTTTTAAGTGGGAAAGAGCAAACTCAAGAGGAATTTTTTCACACCTTTAATGAACTTCATAATGCAAAAAAACAAATAGTGATGACAAGTGATAGACTTCCTTCACAAATTGCAGGTTTAGTTGATAGATTAAAATCAAGATTTGAATGGGGACTTACAGCAGATATCCAAATTCCAGGTCTTGAAACAAAAATTGCGATTATTGAAAAGAAAAGTGAATTAAACGGTATTAATCTAAGTAGAGAAATCGTAAACTACATAGCTACTAACTTAGATAATTCTATTAGAGAAATAGAGGGTGTTCTAATCAAACTAAATGCAAGTGCTTCACTACTTAATCAAGAGATAAATTTAGAACTTGCTCAAAATCTTTTAAAAGAACAAATTAAAGAAAAAAAAGAAAATATCAAATTACCTGATATAATATCACTTGTAGCAAATGAATTAAATATCAAACCAAGTGATATAAAATCTAAGAAAAGAACTGCTACAGTAGCAAATGCTAGAAGAGTAGTAATATATCTTGCTAGAGAATTAACTCATAACTCTATGCCAGATATTGCTAAATTTTTAGGTATGAAAGATCATAGTTCAATATCTAAAAATATTCAAAAAACAAATGAGTTAATAGAAACGGATGAAAACTTTAAATTAATCATCCAAAATCTAAAAAATAAAATCATACATTAA
- a CDS encoding PAS domain S-box protein: MQYKGSIKKRLTSIIVSVTILTALIGYSSFVYWYMTNQYNNVLKLSKSVALVLGQDIAKLVLLNDISVAADITTKLKSFKNLDSMVLYKLDNTPILQYSQNGKSFVVDKLPNMENRNTTVDKQFLKLYVDANYQNNHLGYIQFKFSIKSIYDVIKKDIYSILTILLIMLIFSYILATLSARRFTKPILKLVTFLENVDFSHSLNKEIHTSENNEFGKLYNEVNIMLDRLEKAKLELQIAAAAFDTQNGMVITDKHQKILKVNKAFTNITGYTAKEAEGKTPSILKSGMHGEEFYKKMYKSLQLNHFWMGEINNKHKDGTVVNELLIIHSIIDDNNEVLYYVSSFSDITLQKRAEAELKLKEELLIQKSKMASMGQMLENIAHQWRQPLSIISTTSSGLLLRKDMGMEIPKEDEVADLEKIGDTVKYLSQTIEDFRNYFNPNRNKELFNLKECYEKSLKLLNTKFSVLNIKVTQRLEDVNVLGYENEFTQVIMNLLNNTKDALVEKNKENRLMFISIYKDKNNAIFSVKDSGGGIPAHIMDKIFEPYFTTKGKEKGTGIGLYMSREIVEKHMDGKLELQNKKFIYEEKEYIGAHFKIILPLKQKNKK; this comes from the coding sequence ATGCAATATAAAGGCTCTATTAAAAAACGACTAACATCAATAATTGTTTCAGTTACAATTTTAACTGCTTTAATAGGGTATAGTAGTTTTGTATACTGGTATATGACTAACCAATATAACAATGTATTAAAACTTTCAAAATCTGTAGCTTTAGTATTAGGACAAGATATTGCAAAACTAGTATTGTTAAATGATATATCAGTTGCAGCCGATATTACTACAAAATTAAAATCATTTAAAAATTTAGATTCAATGGTATTATATAAATTAGATAATACTCCCATTTTACAATATTCGCAAAATGGAAAAAGTTTTGTAGTTGATAAATTACCTAATATGGAAAATAGAAATACTACAGTAGATAAACAATTTTTAAAATTATATGTAGATGCAAATTATCAAAATAACCATTTAGGATATATTCAATTTAAGTTTTCAATTAAATCAATTTATGATGTGATAAAAAAAGATATTTATTCAATTTTAACTATTTTATTAATAATGTTGATTTTTTCTTATATTTTGGCAACTCTTTCTGCAAGAAGATTTACCAAACCTATTTTAAAACTTGTGACATTTTTGGAAAATGTTGATTTTTCACACTCTTTAAATAAAGAGATTCATACTAGCGAAAATAATGAATTTGGTAAGCTATATAATGAAGTAAATATTATGTTAGATAGACTGGAAAAAGCTAAATTGGAACTTCAAATAGCTGCTGCGGCTTTTGATACACAAAATGGAATGGTTATTACAGATAAACATCAAAAAATATTAAAAGTTAATAAAGCCTTTACAAATATTACTGGATATACTGCTAAAGAAGCAGAAGGAAAAACTCCAAGCATACTTAAATCAGGTATGCATGGTGAAGAGTTTTATAAGAAAATGTACAAATCTTTACAATTAAATCATTTTTGGATGGGTGAAATTAATAATAAACATAAAGATGGCACAGTTGTAAATGAGTTATTAATTATCCATTCAATAATAGATGATAACAATGAAGTTTTATATTATGTAAGTTCTTTTAGCGATATAACCTTACAAAAAAGAGCAGAAGCAGAGTTAAAATTAAAAGAAGAGTTGTTAATACAAAAATCAAAAATGGCTTCTATGGGGCAAATGCTTGAGAATATTGCTCATCAATGGAGACAACCTTTATCTATCATCTCTACAACATCAAGTGGACTTTTATTAAGAAAAGATATGGGTATGGAGATACCAAAAGAGGATGAAGTTGCTGATTTAGAGAAAATTGGAGATACTGTTAAATATTTATCTCAAACAATTGAAGATTTTAGAAATTATTTTAATCCAAATAGAAATAAAGAGTTATTTAATTTAAAAGAGTGTTATGAAAAATCACTAAAACTTTTAAATACTAAATTTAGTGTATTAAATATAAAAGTTACTCAAAGACTTGAAGATGTAAATGTATTAGGATACGAAAACGAATTTACTCAAGTAATAATGAATCTTTTGAATAATACAAAAGATGCCCTTGTTGAAAAAAATAAAGAGAATAGACTAATGTTTATATCTATTTATAAAGATAAAAATAATGCAATTTTTTCTGTTAAAGACAGTGGAGGAGGAATTCCTGCACATATTATGGATAAAATATTTGAACCATATTTTACAACTAAAGGTAAAGAGAAAGGTACAGGTATAGGTCTATATATGTCTAGAGAAATAGTAGAAAAACATATGGATGGAAAACTTGAACTTCAAAATAAAAAATTTATTTATGAAGAAAAAGAGTATATTGGAGCCCATTTTAAAATCATCTTACCTTTAAAACAAAAAAACAAAAAATAA
- the dnaN gene encoding DNA polymerase III subunit beta — MKFIITKSIFENIVSSMQPFLEKKDASSITSHIYLEVNNSKLTLKATDYEIGLECTIESITEAIYGKATVNGSNLLGIIKRLKDADIIIETADNNLIIKQNKSTFKLPMYDADEYPSLNLQNDLKHLEISTINLINSIRKITPAIDNNNPKFELNGALIDIKSSKINFVSTDTRRLAISHLQNISNAEAQFIIPKKAIIEIQKLFLDEANVMYDENNLIVSNSNMKFFTKLINGRFPDYERIIPQSLKYNMTIPKSMLVESIKLVTSLFSNIKITFRPHSIVFESLDEDTESKTQIDIELNIDQEFYLAVNAKYMLDFLSQTNNEDVKIGFNESNLPFYLEDEKFFTIVMPIVLEK, encoded by the coding sequence ATGAAGTTCATAATAACAAAAAGCATATTTGAAAATATTGTCTCGTCAATGCAACCTTTTTTAGAAAAAAAAGATGCAAGTTCTATTACTTCACATATATACTTAGAAGTAAATAATTCTAAATTAACATTAAAAGCAACAGATTATGAAATAGGACTAGAATGTACTATTGAATCTATTACTGAAGCTATATATGGAAAAGCCACAGTAAATGGTTCAAATCTACTTGGTATTATTAAAAGATTAAAAGATGCAGATATTATTATTGAAACTGCAGATAACAATCTTATTATTAAACAAAACAAGTCTACATTTAAACTTCCTATGTATGATGCAGATGAATATCCATCTCTTAACTTACAAAATGATTTAAAACATTTAGAGATATCTACTATTAATTTAATTAATTCTATTAGAAAAATTACTCCTGCAATTGATAACAATAATCCAAAATTTGAATTAAATGGTGCATTAATTGATATCAAAAGTTCAAAAATAAATTTTGTATCAACTGACACTAGAAGATTAGCAATTTCTCATTTACAAAATATTTCAAATGCCGAAGCACAATTTATTATTCCTAAAAAAGCTATCATAGAAATTCAAAAACTGTTTTTAGATGAAGCAAATGTGATGTATGATGAAAACAATTTAATTGTTTCTAATTCAAATATGAAATTTTTTACAAAACTTATTAATGGAAGATTTCCAGATTATGAAAGAATTATTCCACAAAGTTTAAAATACAATATGACTATTCCTAAAAGTATGTTAGTAGAATCTATAAAATTAGTAACTTCACTATTCTCAAATATTAAAATTACTTTTAGACCACACTCTATTGTATTTGAATCATTAGATGAGGATACAGAGTCTAAAACTCAAATTGATATTGAATTAAATATTGATCAAGAGTTTTATCTTGCAGTAAATGCAAAATATATGCTTGACTTTTTAAGTCAAACAAACAACGAAGATGTTAAGATTGGATTCAATGAATCAAATTTACCATTCTATTTAGAAGATGAAAAATTCTTTACAATTGTAATGCCAATCGTTTTAGAAAAATAA
- a CDS encoding VOC family protein → MFKIKSLDHLVLTVKDIDKTVEFYTNILGMEKEIFKETRVALKFGHQKINLHQLGNEFEPKAQNVKEGSSDLCFITETSVEEFKKHIEDNKIEVIEGPVKRTGAMGEINSIYLRDPDGNLIEISNYIYKI, encoded by the coding sequence ATGTTTAAAATTAAATCTTTAGACCATTTGGTTCTAACTGTAAAAGATATCGATAAAACTGTAGAGTTTTATACAAATATTTTAGGTATGGAAAAAGAGATTTTTAAAGAAACAAGAGTTGCTTTAAAATTTGGTCATCAGAAAATAAACCTACACCAACTAGGAAACGAATTTGAGCCAAAAGCACAAAATGTTAAAGAGGGAAGTTCTGATTTGTGTTTTATCACTGAAACTAGTGTAGAAGAGTTTAAAAAGCATATTGAAGATAACAAAATAGAAGTTATTGAAGGGCCTGTAAAAAGAACAGGAGCAATGGGTGAGATTAATTCTATTTATCTAAGAGATCCAGATGGAAATTTAATAGAGATTTCTAATTATATTTACAAAATATAA
- a CDS encoding rhodanese-like domain-containing protein, whose product MNFLKYFLVLCLFLTQLFSSELKTNEEIPAIVSVNWLKTNYNNPNLVIVDLRDKEEYLKGHIKNAVNIPGLKSLFDEKFMMPKLDFLRNLMSNAGIDSTSKVVAYDNGDFIWAARFYWILETLGHDEVGLLKVAYGPLIEKEFTISNDEYKPKKKEFIPRVDNEKIQTKLSTLLAIGKKTIIDGRKRSHYEGKESLAKRFGHIPTAKNYACTQNYQVTENGNAMKDLDQLKEVYKDVSKDKEIILYCDGGAEAALNYIVLQELGYNVSVYDGSWLEWGNDKEVPIENPSK is encoded by the coding sequence ATGAATTTTTTAAAATATTTTTTAGTTTTATGTCTTTTTTTGACTCAATTATTTTCATCTGAATTAAAAACAAATGAAGAAATTCCTGCAATTGTCAGTGTAAATTGGTTAAAAACAAATTATAATAATCCAAATTTAGTAATTGTTGATTTAAGGGATAAAGAGGAATATCTAAAAGGGCATATTAAAAATGCAGTAAATATCCCAGGATTAAAATCTTTATTTGATGAAAAATTCATGATGCCAAAACTTGATTTTTTAAGAAATTTAATGAGTAACGCAGGTATAGATAGTACAAGTAAAGTAGTTGCTTATGACAATGGTGATTTTATTTGGGCTGCAAGATTTTATTGGATATTGGAAACATTAGGACATGACGAGGTTGGTCTTTTAAAAGTTGCTTATGGACCACTTATAGAAAAAGAGTTTACTATTTCAAATGATGAATATAAACCAAAAAAGAAAGAGTTTATTCCTAGAGTTGACAATGAAAAAATCCAAACTAAACTTAGTACTCTTTTAGCAATTGGTAAAAAAACTATTATTGATGGTAGAAAAAGGTCTCATTATGAAGGGAAAGAGTCTTTAGCAAAAAGATTTGGTCATATTCCAACTGCTAAAAATTATGCTTGTACACAAAACTATCAAGTAACAGAAAATGGTAATGCAATGAAGGATTTAGACCAATTAAAAGAGGTTTATAAAGATGTTTCAAAAGATAAAGAGATAATTCTATATTGTGATGGTGGTGCAGAAGCTGCGTTAAACTATATTGTACTTCAAGAATTGGGTTACAATGTATCTGTTTATGACGGTTCTTGGCTTGAATGGGGGAATGATAAAGAAGTTCCTATTGAAAATCCATCAAAGTAG
- the gyrB gene encoding DNA topoisomerase (ATP-hydrolyzing) subunit B, producing the protein MSQQEYGASNIKVLKGLEAVRKRPGMYIGDTNINGLHHMVYEVVDNSIDEAMAGYCRNIKITMTKDHWIRVEDDGRGIPVTEHPTEKMSAATVVLTVLHAGGKFDKDTYKVSGGLHGVGVSVVNALSEELKMTIYREGQIHYQEFSKGIPKMPLEVIGDAPRKTGTTIEFLADSSIFEVTAYDFATLAKRFREVAYLNSFISITLEDEIRKTKEVYHFEGGIKQFAEDLNKETPVSDAVAFSDKVDDVEVDIALMYNSTYTEKTLSFVNNIRTIDGGTHEAGFKAGLTRSIVKYVNNNAAAREKDTKITGDDVREGLIAVVSVKVPEPQFEGQTKGKLGSSYVKPICQKLTSEMLDKYFEENPQQAKAVMDKALMAARGREAAKKARDLTRKKDSMTVGTLPGKLAECQSKDPEVRELYLVEGDSAGGSAKQGRDRVYQAILPLKGKILNVEKSRLDKILKSDEIRNMITALGCGIGEDFDEEKIRYHKVIIMTDADVDGSHIQTLLLTFFFRFLRPIIEKGYLYIAQPPLFRYKKGKNETYLKDETALSNFLIENGAESFEFNGLGVNDLIDLFKTVSRYRGMLLQLEKRYSLIEVLKHLVENPDLVKLEQKELYEVVKNFIEEKGYNILTKTITEEYIQLFVQTNEGLEELVIDDELFASPYFSEATYIFSKLVERDISMFEGRDLVEVLEDIEGLAKKGAYIQRYKGLGEMNPEQLWETTMTPEDRRLLRVNIEDAEIASDTFTLFMGDEVEPRRNYIEEHAKDVEHLDV; encoded by the coding sequence ATGAGTCAACAAGAATACGGCGCTAGTAATATTAAAGTCTTAAAAGGTTTAGAAGCTGTAAGAAAAAGACCTGGTATGTATATTGGTGATACAAACATCAATGGTTTACATCATATGGTTTATGAAGTTGTAGATAACTCTATCGATGAAGCTATGGCAGGTTACTGTAGAAATATTAAAATTACTATGACTAAAGATCATTGGATTAGAGTAGAAGATGATGGTAGGGGTATTCCAGTTACTGAACACCCTACGGAAAAAATGAGTGCGGCAACTGTTGTTTTAACAGTTCTTCATGCAGGTGGTAAATTTGATAAGGATACCTATAAAGTATCTGGTGGATTACACGGTGTTGGTGTATCTGTTGTAAATGCTCTTTCAGAAGAATTAAAAATGACTATTTATAGAGAAGGTCAAATTCATTATCAAGAGTTTTCAAAAGGTATTCCTAAAATGCCTTTAGAAGTAATAGGTGATGCTCCAAGAAAAACAGGTACTACAATTGAATTTTTAGCTGATTCTTCTATTTTTGAAGTAACTGCTTATGATTTTGCAACTCTTGCAAAAAGATTTAGAGAAGTTGCATATTTAAATTCATTTATATCTATTACTTTAGAAGATGAAATTAGAAAAACAAAAGAAGTTTATCATTTTGAAGGTGGTATTAAACAATTTGCAGAAGATTTAAATAAAGAAACTCCTGTTTCTGATGCAGTAGCTTTTTCAGATAAAGTTGATGATGTAGAAGTTGATATTGCTTTAATGTATAACTCAACATATACAGAAAAAACTTTATCTTTTGTAAATAATATTAGAACTATTGATGGTGGTACTCATGAAGCTGGTTTTAAAGCTGGACTTACAAGAAGTATTGTTAAATATGTAAATAATAATGCAGCTGCTAGAGAAAAAGATACTAAAATTACTGGTGATGATGTAAGAGAAGGTCTTATTGCTGTTGTTTCTGTAAAAGTTCCTGAACCACAATTTGAAGGTCAAACAAAAGGTAAATTAGGTTCATCTTATGTTAAACCTATTTGTCAAAAATTGACTTCTGAAATGTTAGATAAATATTTTGAAGAAAATCCACAACAAGCTAAAGCTGTGATGGATAAAGCTTTAATGGCAGCACGTGGTAGAGAAGCAGCTAAAAAAGCTAGAGATTTAACTAGAAAAAAAGATTCTATGACTGTTGGTACACTTCCAGGGAAACTTGCAGAGTGTCAAAGTAAAGATCCTGAAGTTAGGGAATTATACCTGGTGGAAGGGGATTCTGCAGGTGGTTCAGCAAAACAAGGTAGAGATAGAGTTTACCAAGCAATTTTACCACTTAAAGGTAAGATTTTAAATGTTGAAAAATCAAGACTTGATAAGATTTTAAAATCTGATGAGATTAGAAATATGATTACAGCACTTGGTTGTGGTATTGGTGAAGATTTTGATGAAGAAAAAATCAGATATCATAAAGTTATTATTATGACAGATGCCGACGTTGATGGAAGCCATATTCAAACACTTCTATTAACATTCTTCTTTAGATTTTTAAGACCTATTATTGAAAAAGGTTATTTATATATTGCACAACCACCATTATTTAGATATAAAAAAGGTAAAAATGAAACTTATCTAAAAGATGAAACAGCATTATCAAATTTCTTAATAGAAAATGGTGCAGAAAGTTTTGAATTTAATGGTTTAGGTGTAAATGATTTAATCGATTTATTTAAAACTGTTTCTAGATATAGAGGTATGCTACTTCAACTTGAAAAAAGATACTCATTAATTGAAGTATTAAAACATCTTGTTGAAAATCCAGATTTAGTTAAACTAGAGCAAAAAGAGCTTTATGAGGTAGTTAAAAACTTTATTGAAGAAAAAGGTTACAATATCTTAACTAAAACAATTACAGAAGAGTATATTCAATTATTTGTACAAACAAATGAAGGTTTAGAAGAGCTTGTTATTGATGATGAGTTATTTGCTTCACCATATTTTAGTGAAGCAACTTATATCTTTTCTAAACTTGTTGAAAGAGATATTTCAATGTTTGAAGGTAGAGATTTAGTTGAAGTTCTTGAAGATATTGAAGGTTTAGCTAAAAAAGGTGCTTATATTCAAAGATATAAAGGTCTTGGTGAGATGAACCCTGAACAACTTTGGGAAACAACAATGACACCTGAAGATAGAAGACTTTTAAGAGTAAATATAGAAGATGCAGAAATTGCAAGTGATACATTTACACTATTTATGGGTGATGAAGTAGAGCCTAGAAGAAACTACATAGAAGAGCACGCAAAAGACGTAGAACACTTAGATGTATAA